One Trichosurus vulpecula isolate mTriVul1 chromosome 7, mTriVul1.pri, whole genome shotgun sequence genomic region harbors:
- the LOC118857759 gene encoding olfactory receptor 14A2-like produces the protein MTNLTVVTGFFLMGFSNIWELQVLHATLFLLIYLVALMGNLLIFTLISLEGKLHTPMYFFLKNLSFLDLCLISITVPNSIANSLNNSYSISFWGCVSQLFLMMLFAASEYFLLTAMSYDRYVAICQPLHYNIIMNNETCVKMASASWLTGGLFGVLYTISTFTLPFCGSKEVHQFFCDVPSLLRISCSDTHLAIDVTMILGFSLGIFCSVYITISYSHIISTVLKIPTKESRSKAFSTCLPHLFVFMLFITTVGIAYLTPPQESDPVLDLLLSMFYTVVPPTLNPVIYSLRNKDMKTALRKLIAWKYFSKGLISKFFP, from the coding sequence ATGACCAATCTCACTGTGGTGACAGGGTTCTTCCTCATGGGCTTTTCCAACATCTGGGAGCTACAGGTCTTGCATGCCACCCTTTTCTTGCTGATCTATCTGGTGGCTCTGATGGGAAATCTGCTCATCTTCACCCTTATCTCTCTTGAGGGGAAACTCCACACTCCTATGTATTTCTTCCTAAAGAATCTGTCATTTTTAGATCTTTGTCTTATTTCCATCACAGTCCCCAATTCAATTGCAAACTCGCTGAATAACAGCTACTCCATCTCTTTTTGGGGGTGTGTGTCACAGCTCTTTTTAATGATGCTATTTGCAGCAtcagaatattttctccttacaGCAATGTCCTATGACCGCTATGTGGCCATCTGTCAGCCCCTGCACTATAACATTATTATGAACAATGAAACTTGTGTGAAGATGGCATCTGCTTCCTGGCTCACTGGAGGTTTGTTTGGGGTCCTATACACAATTAGTACATTCACTTTGCCCTTTTGTGGCTCCAAGGAGGTCCACCAGTTTTTCTGTGATGTCCCTTCCTTACTCAGAATCTCCTGCTCTGACACACACCTTGCAATTGATGTCACTATGATTTTGGGATTTAGTTTGGGAATTTTCTGTTCTGTTTACATCACAATTTCTTACAGTCACATCATCTCAACTGTGCTGAAGATTCCAACCAAAGAAAGTAGGTCAAAAGCCTTTTCCACTTGTTTGCCCCACCTCTTCGTTTTCATGTTATTTATTACTACTGTTGGCATTGCATATCTAACGCCACCCCAGGAATCTGACCCAGTTctggacctattgttgtccatgTTCTATACAGTGGTGCCACCAACCCTGAACCCTGTTATCTATAGCCTGAGGAACAAGGACATGAAGACTGCTTTGAGGAAGCTCATAGCCTGGAAATACTTCTCAAAGGGATTAATATCAAAATTTTTTCCATGA